The genomic stretch GGTGGTTTTTGTCGTTCATCCCAATTCCCCAACAGCTAATTGTTTAACTGCGGCAGAATTAGCATGGTTAAAAAGTCTGCCAGAGGAGATTTTGGTAGTTATTGATGAAGCTTACTTTGAATTTAGCCAAACTACCTTAGTTGGGGAATTACCACAGCACCCAAACTGGGTAGTGCTGCGGACTTTTTCTAAAGCTTTTCGGTTAGCAGCCATGCGAGTTGGCTATTGTGTAGGTAATGCCGATGCGATCGCCATTTTAGAAAAAGTCCGTCTCCCCTACAATTTACCCAGTTTTTCCCTTGCTGCCGCTTTAGTTGCTTTACAAAATCGCCAACTTTTGCTGAGTTCCATTCCCCAAACCCTAAGTGAACGAAGTAAGCTCATCAGTGCTTTATCTCCACATCCAGCATTAGAAATTACAGCTAGTGATACCAACTTTATTTACTTGCGTCTTCAACCCAATACATATCAACCAGTAGATGCAGCGTTAAAAAGCCTCAACCAAAAACTCAGAAATGAAGGAACTCTTGTACGGTTACTTCCTGGGGGATTACGAATTACTGTCGGAACACCAGAAGAAAATACTCGTACCCTGACGCGGTTACAAGCTGCTTTAGCCAACCTAGAATATTAACTATTCATAATCAGAACATTCGTCTAAATCACTGCCCAGACGGCGCACTATTGACACCGTTTGCGGCAACACACCCACTAACATAGAAAAGGCAACATCTGGCAGATCAGCAACCATTTCTGCTGGAAAATACTGTTCAAATTGTTCAAGAATTTTCTGTACTCTTTGTGCGGGAACTGAATTTTCTGTAATTTGTTTGATTAAGCGAATCCATTGTCTTCTAATCAAGTAAGCCTTCTGACGATCTTCATGAGATTCAGGTTCTAATAAAGAGAGATTACCTACAGGTAGTACAAATTGACAATCCCGATCATAATCGCCACCTACAACTGCACCTGGTCCAGCAAACTCTGCATGATAGCTTTTAAAGATTATTAACCCATTGCGCTTACGACTATTAACTATGAAAACTTTTCCGCTGTGCAACGACGCAAGAATATCATACCTGTGCGATCGCTCAGTTCCATCTCGCATGGCAAGGTTGTCCGGGAAAATAGTTTCAGGGCAATAAGTTGATACCATAGCAGCCTGATAGCGTCGGCGTTGTTCGCTATCCATGTTTTCTCAAACTTTTAATGAATGTGGTATGAATATGCACTTTAAAACGTCAACGAACTAGCTGTTTAATTAAATCAAGTTTCAAATTATGCTCGTCTGATTAAGAATTGTCTGCCAACCGCAACTAAATTGATGGCTGAAAAAGTGTTGTTCTAAAATTAATAATAATATTTTATGGGATTGAGGTGGATTTGTCTCCAACTCTAGGAATCTTTTCTTAAAGTTTTCATAAAGATGAAATTTGCCATAATAAAGTTAAGATGAGGACTGCTAGAACCACAAGTGTTGAATATTAAGAAAATCTAAAGGAAAGTACATATTTTAGCTGATTACGCATATAAACATGTGCTTAATATTACGTCTGTCAGAGTTTCAACTGCTTTATAGCGTTTTCCAGTCTAATGAAGTACACACCAATTTATTCCCTGTTAAGAGTTAAGAGTTCCCTAAAACTAAAGAACTTTGTACCTCACGAGCATGGGAACTGCTATATTCTCAAAAAGGTATTGTAAAACATAAGCCTTTTTCTTGGCACTGTATTCACCTTTTATAGGTCTGAATCTCTGGATTTATCCAGATTTTAGGTTTATTCAGCAGCCTCTAATTATGGAGTTCCCTACACACCCCTTTCATTTATTTGTCAGGTGTTTATGCAAGAAAATCTGCCGTGAGGGATAGAGAAAAAAGCTGTGCCAATGAGATTCAACTTTATACACCCGATATCCCAGCTTGAAATATAGCTGCCTAGCTTGATGGTTATTTTCCAAGACATGAAGATACAAATCGTCAAATCCCCAGTCTTGGCAAACTTGTTCACAACCAATCAGTAAACTAGAAGCCAAACCATGCCTACGGTATTTTGGGTGAACAGCTAAATTAGACAAGTAGGGAAAACGCTTGTGAACATTTGCCCAATTATCGCTAAAGCGTACACCTAGTTCTACAGTTCCCAGTATTTGATTAGTGGCACTCGGACTAGTGTCAACAGCCACCAAACAAACCTGATGAGGTGTCATTGACGCTAGACGATGCCTTAAGTCTTCATAAATACCCAAACGGAATAATGGAAAAGCCCATCCCCATAAACCTTTTTGGGAGTGAAAGCTTTCAGCAATTATTTGGGCAATACCAGGCAAATCAGCAGATGTAGCTGCACGGATTTGGAATTGACAGGAATTTGGGATGCGTGCATCTGTAGACTGTTGACGATGTGGGTGAAAAAACCAGGATTTCAAAGCTAGTTTAGGATTAAGTTTATTTAACGAAAATTTACTTAAGTATGGCTCTGTCATCAGTTCATACCCATATTCAAGGTTTCACCCCAAAGTGATAGAACAGAGGATCGGCACTGGAATTGCTGGCACAAGAGGGAGACATCGCAGTGATCATCTCCGATCAACGGATGCCGATGATGAGCGGTACAGAATTTTTGAGCCTAACAGCAACTCAATACCCAGATATTATTCGGATTATTCTAACTGGCTACACCGATGTTGAAGACTTGGTGGAAGCTATTAATTCTGGCAAGGTATTTAAATATGTTACGAAGCCCTGGGAAGCTGAAGAACTTAAGGCTGTAGTCCGCCAAGCTTTGGACACCCATAATGTCCTCAAAGCCAGAACTCGCGAACTCACTCGTACACTGCGTAGAGAATCTCTGCTCAATACTGTCACTAATACTATTCGTAGCGCCCTGGACTATCGGCAAATTTTACAAACCATTGTCGATACAGTAGGGCATATGTTGGAGGTGGATGTGTGCCTGTTGCGTCCCTTCCAGGATGAGCAATTGGCAGATGAAGGATTTATCTACCAAAAATCTGCTCAAGAAACATTTCCGGAGCAACAGAGATGGGCTGATGGGAAAAATAATTCTTCTTTCCACCCAATAGCTGAAGGTAATGAAAGGCCATCCATCGAGAATCTAGACTCCATCACCCCATTACCTCTTTTGGCTCAGACAGTTTGGGAAATCGGTGAAGTGCAGGTAATTCATGATGTGGCTGGTGATGAGCGCATCCAAGGTGATGAAGAACGGGCTGCGGCTTTTAGCGATGCCAATATCTGCTCTAGTTTAGTTGTACCACTGATTTGTCAACAAGAACTAAGAGCAGTATTAGCTTTACATCAGTGTTATCAATCGCGTATTTGGGAAGAGGAAGAGGTACAACTGGTATCAATTGTCGCTGACCAGGCTGCGTTGGCTTTGTCTCAAGCCTATGCTTATGAACAAGTAGAAGCTTTAGCAAAGAGAGAAGCTTTAATTAATACAATTACTAGAGAAATTCGCTCTAGTCTAGACCCACAAGATATATTTTCAGCCATAACCCAGCGATTGGGAAAAGCTTTACACGTAGATGGTTGTGTTCTGTCTTTATGGACACAGGAAGATGAATTTGTCCAATGTGTAGGTTTGTATGACAGTTCTAAACATTTAGATCATTTTTCAGAAAATCAGATCAGCAGGAATCGCCAATCTTTAACTCAGCACTTATCCAGTTCCCAAGCCCCGATCCAGAAAAATCCTATTCTAAAAGAAATATTAAAGACAAAAGAGCCTGTGGTAATTACGGATATAACTCACTCGCCCGCAGATGTCCAGGCTTTTGATTTACCGTTGAAAATGCGACCGCGATCGCTCATGGTCGTTCCCCTACTAATTGATGGCCAATGTATCGGTAGTATTACGCTGAGAGAAGGTGATAAAATCCGTAAGTGGCTACCCTCAGAAATTGAACTAACCAAATCAGTAGCAGCCCAAGCAGCGATCGCCGTTCAACAATCACGCTTATACCAAACAACTCGTGAACAAGCGGAACGTTTAATCCAACTAGATAGACAAAAAACCGAATTTTTCCAAAATATCTCCCATGAATTTCGGACTCCCATCACCTTGATTCAAGGACCACTGGAGTCAGCAGTGGAAATGGGTGAAGGGTTATCCCATGCCCAAAGTACGATCGCCCTCCGCAATTCTCGCCGTCTCCTGCGATTGGTAAATCAGCTGCTAGATTTACAACGCCTAGACGCTGGTAGAATGCAACCGAGTTTCCACCCTTGCAATTTTGTCGAATTTGTTACCCAAATTGTTGAATCATTTCGTCCCTATTGTGAGAAAAAGGGGCTGAGAGTCGTTACTGATTTGTTTGAATGCCCGACAGTCTACTTGGATATGGAAAAATTTGACAAGGTAGTTTATAATCTGTTGTCAAATGCCATGAAATTTACTCCCAATGGAGGTAAAATCACTGTTAGATTGTTCAATGATGGTAATGCCTGTATTTTGCAAATTCAAGATACAGGAATTGGCATTCTTCCCGAACAAATTCCCCACCTATTTGAGCGGTTCCGTCAAGCTGAAGGCTCAGAAAACCGCAGCTATGAAGGCAGTGGATTGGGTTTATCCCTAGTTAAAGAATTGGTAGAACTGCACGGTGGCGAAGTCAGAGTACAATCAGTTTATGGACAAGGTACTCAATTTAGCATCCGTCTGTTGACTGGCCCAGATCACTTACCTCCAGAGCAGTTACTAGATACACCATACGAATTAAATATCAGCCGTGCCAATGTAGAATTAGCTGATCTAGAACACTTAGAATCAACAGCAGACAATACAGAATTTACCAGCAGAAATTTATCACCCAGTTTACAAACTGGAGACTCTAACGGACAAGTTCATACTCACCCATCTACTGAGCAATTAATCTTAGTCGTAGACGATAACCCAGATATGCGAGCTTATGTGTCAGAAATTCTCCGTCACAATGGCTATCAAGTAGCTACTGCTCGTAACGGTTACGAAGGATATAATTTAGCACGAGAAATTCTTCCCAGCCTGATCATTACTGACTTAATGATGCCCTTGGTGACGGGACTAGAAATGATTCAGATGATCCGCACCGATGATATGATGCGTGGTACACCCATGATTCTCCTCACGGCAAAGGCTGATGAGGAAACTCGCATTGAAGGAACAGAATATGGTGCAGATGCTTATTTAGCTAAACCATTTAATGACCGGGAACTTCTAGCAGAGGCACGCAATCTTTTAGCCTTGAAGGAAAATGAAAAACGCGTCTTGGAATTAAACACCTACCTGACAGAATCAGTACTCAAACGCTTTTTACCATCTGCTTTAGTCAAGAAAGCAGCTTCTGGAACTTTGTCCCTAGATTTGCGGCCAGAACCGCGCTTAGTTACAGTTTTGTTTAGTGACATTGTGGGTTTTACTCAGCTATCCAATACTCTCAGATCCCGAAAAGTCGCAGAGGTGCTGAATGAATATTTAGAAATCATGACCAAAGTTGTTTTTAACAATGGTGGTACTGTGGATAAATTTATGGGCGATGCTATCTTAGCCTTGTACGGAGCGCCAGAAGAACTAACACCAAATGAACAGGTACGTCGTGCTATCAATACTGCCAGAGGAATGCAACGTGCTTTAGTTACTTTAAATAAGCGTTGGCTCGAACAAGGTATATTTGAAACTGATGGGCGCAAAGGCGTACAGTTTCGCTGTGGCATCCACCAAGGTACAGCAGTTGTAGGAATGTTTGGTAGTGAAGAACGTGCTGATTATACAGCGATTGGTCCGAGTGTAAATATTGCTGCTAGGTTACAAGCTGCGGCTGTCCCTGGTACTATCTTGGTTTCTGCTGCTGTTGCAGATTATTTACAGGAAGAAGAAATTACTAAAGGCAGTCCTCTGGAACTGAAAGGAATAGATGAAACAGTTCTCACCTTTGTAGTAAGAACAGATTTAGATAGCTATATAACTAATGACTCAAGTTCTACTGGATCATAAAGCATGAATAGTGTCAAATCCAGTTTTAATTTGCACGATGATACCATCAATTACAAACATA from Anabaena sphaerica FACHB-251 encodes the following:
- a CDS encoding GNAT family N-acetyltransferase; translation: MTEPYLSKFSLNKLNPKLALKSWFFHPHRQQSTDARIPNSCQFQIRAATSADLPGIAQIIAESFHSQKGLWGWAFPLFRLGIYEDLRHRLASMTPHQVCLVAVDTSPSATNQILGTVELGVRFSDNWANVHKRFPYLSNLAVHPKYRRHGLASSLLIGCEQVCQDWGFDDLYLHVLENNHQARQLYFKLGYRVYKVESHWHSFFLYPSRQIFLHKHLTNK
- a CDS encoding response regulator; translated protein: MELLAQEGDIAVIISDQRMPMMSGTEFLSLTATQYPDIIRIILTGYTDVEDLVEAINSGKVFKYVTKPWEAEELKAVVRQALDTHNVLKARTRELTRTLRRESLLNTVTNTIRSALDYRQILQTIVDTVGHMLEVDVCLLRPFQDEQLADEGFIYQKSAQETFPEQQRWADGKNNSSFHPIAEGNERPSIENLDSITPLPLLAQTVWEIGEVQVIHDVAGDERIQGDEERAAAFSDANICSSLVVPLICQQELRAVLALHQCYQSRIWEEEEVQLVSIVADQAALALSQAYAYEQVEALAKREALINTITREIRSSLDPQDIFSAITQRLGKALHVDGCVLSLWTQEDEFVQCVGLYDSSKHLDHFSENQISRNRQSLTQHLSSSQAPIQKNPILKEILKTKEPVVITDITHSPADVQAFDLPLKMRPRSLMVVPLLIDGQCIGSITLREGDKIRKWLPSEIELTKSVAAQAAIAVQQSRLYQTTREQAERLIQLDRQKTEFFQNISHEFRTPITLIQGPLESAVEMGEGLSHAQSTIALRNSRRLLRLVNQLLDLQRLDAGRMQPSFHPCNFVEFVTQIVESFRPYCEKKGLRVVTDLFECPTVYLDMEKFDKVVYNLLSNAMKFTPNGGKITVRLFNDGNACILQIQDTGIGILPEQIPHLFERFRQAEGSENRSYEGSGLGLSLVKELVELHGGEVRVQSVYGQGTQFSIRLLTGPDHLPPEQLLDTPYELNISRANVELADLEHLESTADNTEFTSRNLSPSLQTGDSNGQVHTHPSTEQLILVVDDNPDMRAYVSEILRHNGYQVATARNGYEGYNLAREILPSLIITDLMMPLVTGLEMIQMIRTDDMMRGTPMILLTAKADEETRIEGTEYGADAYLAKPFNDRELLAEARNLLALKENEKRVLELNTYLTESVLKRFLPSALVKKAASGTLSLDLRPEPRLVTVLFSDIVGFTQLSNTLRSRKVAEVLNEYLEIMTKVVFNNGGTVDKFMGDAILALYGAPEELTPNEQVRRAINTARGMQRALVTLNKRWLEQGIFETDGRKGVQFRCGIHQGTAVVGMFGSEERADYTAIGPSVNIAARLQAAAVPGTILVSAAVADYLQEEEITKGSPLELKGIDETVLTFVVRTDLDSYITNDSSSTGS
- a CDS encoding histidinol-phosphate transaminase → MLPFIRSDLAQFTAYKPHPSSGTAEPVCTLFDRLDTNESPYDLPPEIKEKLAWTFQQVIESNRYPDGGHETLKEAIAEYVNESANLSSSGFTAANISVGNGSDELIRSLLIVTCLGGEGSILVANPTFSMYGILAQTLGIPVVSVGRNESNFEIDLKAAQSAIEQTSNPPIRVVFVVHPNSPTANCLTAAELAWLKSLPEEILVVIDEAYFEFSQTTLVGELPQHPNWVVLRTFSKAFRLAAMRVGYCVGNADAIAILEKVRLPYNLPSFSLAAALVALQNRQLLLSSIPQTLSERSKLISALSPHPALEITASDTNFIYLRLQPNTYQPVDAALKSLNQKLRNEGTLVRLLPGGLRITVGTPEENTRTLTRLQAALANLEY